Proteins encoded together in one Lepus europaeus isolate LE1 chromosome 13, mLepTim1.pri, whole genome shotgun sequence window:
- the LOC133773046 gene encoding calmodulin-binding transcription activator 1-like: protein MWRAEGKWLPKTSRKSVSQSVFCGTSTYCVLNTVPPIEDDHGNSNSSHVKIFLPKKLLECLPKCSSLPKERHRWNTNERS, encoded by the coding sequence atgtggCGCGCGGAGGGGAAATGGCTGCCGAAAACAAGCCGGAAGAGCGTTTCCCAAAGTGTATTCTGCGGAACTAGCACCTACTGTGTTCTCAACACCGTGCCACCTATAGAAGATGATCATGGGAACAGCAATAGTAGTCATGTAAAAATCTTTTTACCGAAAAAGCTGCTTGAATGTCTGCCGAAATGTTCAAGTTTACCAAAAGAGAGGCACCGTTGGAACACTAATGAGAGATCATGA